In the genome of Rhizobium sp. NXC24, one region contains:
- a CDS encoding hydrogenase expression/formation C-terminal domain-containing protein has protein sequence MPAYPVGSLNGRNRRAAMLISDIAATLAVQKASQQGRLFDIFEFDDDDKNLITQTLGKGEVCGVAALPSGILAQFQEAVMAGVWHMLFTDSAGDLIAEYIEVGPIPMAVRRACTTRPTLVTHGPAPPGAMNVMPLLTEIGDRIVQYRDGDPAHAIILSLFPMSIEDANFLQATLGAGPVQLTSRGYRTCRVAAAGPRNVWSVQFYDSMDKIVLDMLQIVDIPSIAIATEEDFRDSAVHLRNIEEAYFK, from the coding sequence ATGCCAGCTTACCCAGTTGGCTCCCTAAACGGCCGAAACCGCCGAGCCGCAATGCTCATATCCGACATTGCGGCAACGCTTGCGGTGCAAAAGGCCAGCCAGCAGGGGCGGCTATTCGACATTTTCGAATTCGACGACGATGATAAGAATTTGATTACGCAGACGCTCGGCAAAGGCGAGGTTTGCGGGGTAGCCGCGCTGCCCTCCGGGATCCTGGCGCAATTCCAGGAGGCGGTTATGGCCGGGGTGTGGCATATGCTCTTTACCGACTCCGCCGGCGATCTGATTGCGGAATACATCGAGGTCGGCCCCATTCCTATGGCGGTGCGGCGGGCCTGCACGACAAGGCCCACTTTGGTCACACATGGACCTGCGCCGCCTGGCGCTATGAACGTCATGCCCCTGCTGACCGAGATCGGTGATCGCATCGTCCAGTATCGGGATGGCGATCCGGCGCATGCAATCATTTTGTCGTTGTTTCCGATGAGCATCGAGGATGCGAATTTCCTGCAGGCCACGCTCGGAGCCGGTCCCGTACAACTGACATCGCGCGGTTACCGCACCTGTCGCGTGGCAGCAGCAGGGCCCCGAAACGTCTGGTCCGTACAGTTTTACGACAGCATGGATAAGATCGTCCTCGACATGCTGCAGATTGTCGACATCCCATCAATCGCCATCGCCACTGAAGAGGATTTCCGCGACTCCGCGGTGCACCTGCGTAATATCGAGGAGGCTTACTTCAAATGA
- the hypF gene encoding carbamoyltransferase HypF translates to MVSALASMAEDRVRRLRVCVRGAVQGVGFRPFVYRLARMMQLTGFVLNDSAGVLIEVEGVAVDCFAKRVCKEAPPLARIDSVDKLELEPAGDEMFEILESVGGRGATRIGADAATCAECLRELNDPDNRFFGYPFVNCTHCGPRFTITRALPYDRGRTSMAAFRMCRACGADYANPESRRFHTEPLACPVCGPQLSHPIAEVSARLMNGQIIAIKGIGGFQLFCDARNDTAIDRLRRRKLRDEKPFAIMVPDIETARILARPSRAQEDLLASTAAPIVLIEARDHLSKLIAPGLRRIGLLLAHAPVHHLLFAAFAVGAAGAPAALIATSANPEGEPLVSDNDDAMHRLAGIADLIVTHDRDIAIRADDSVMQVIDGAPSFLRRARGFVPEPVDLGEDGPCVIATGADLKNTICVTRGREAFLSQHIGGLDNVKAISFQREALEHLCSILDVRPEFAACDLHPDFRSARIAEHLDLPLLPVQHHLAHVAAVAAEHQAGGLVLGLALDGHGYGVDGSSWGGEMLVVDGPRWQRLSSLLPLPAPGADRVAREPWRMGIAALQAAGRRDLSATLWPEHPGVAQLDAMFARGLQSADTSSLGRLFDAVAAITGVRLVQSYEGQAAMELEALADNPQCLAGGYSLADGLLDFRPLIVHLAERRLGRRQAADLFHGTLISGLADWAALGASQAGTRTIMLGGGCITNRILAEGLSSALRDHGLEPYLPRQVPPNDGGIALGQAAYARHVIKHDCAQMWEHRPCA, encoded by the coding sequence ATGGTGAGCGCCTTGGCATCCATGGCGGAAGATCGTGTCCGGCGGTTGCGAGTGTGTGTGCGCGGTGCCGTGCAAGGGGTGGGATTCCGGCCGTTCGTCTATAGGCTTGCGAGGATGATGCAGCTTACCGGCTTCGTGCTCAACGACAGCGCCGGCGTGCTGATCGAGGTCGAGGGCGTCGCTGTCGACTGCTTTGCGAAACGCGTCTGCAAGGAGGCGCCGCCGCTTGCCCGTATCGATTCCGTCGACAAGCTGGAACTGGAGCCGGCCGGCGACGAAATGTTCGAAATCCTCGAAAGCGTCGGCGGCCGCGGCGCAACGCGCATTGGCGCCGATGCTGCGACTTGCGCCGAATGTCTGCGCGAACTGAATGATCCGGACAACCGCTTTTTTGGTTATCCTTTTGTCAACTGCACTCATTGTGGCCCGCGCTTCACCATCACCCGCGCGCTCCCCTATGATCGCGGCCGGACCTCGATGGCGGCGTTCCGGATGTGCCGCGCCTGCGGCGCAGACTATGCCAACCCCGAGAGCCGGCGGTTCCATACCGAGCCCCTAGCCTGCCCGGTTTGCGGCCCACAGCTTAGCCATCCTATCGCGGAGGTCTCCGCGCGGCTCATGAATGGCCAGATTATTGCGATCAAGGGTATCGGCGGCTTCCAGCTCTTCTGCGACGCGCGCAATGATACCGCAATTGATCGTCTTCGACGACGCAAGCTGCGCGACGAGAAGCCGTTCGCGATCATGGTGCCGGACATTGAGACAGCCCGAATACTTGCTAGGCCCTCGCGGGCGCAAGAGGATTTGCTTGCCTCGACCGCCGCCCCGATTGTCCTTATCGAGGCGCGTGATCACCTTTCCAAGCTCATCGCTCCCGGCCTCAGAAGGATCGGTCTGCTGCTCGCCCATGCGCCGGTGCACCACCTGTTGTTTGCTGCGTTTGCAGTAGGAGCGGCCGGCGCTCCCGCCGCTCTGATTGCGACCAGCGCCAATCCGGAGGGTGAACCGCTCGTATCAGATAATGATGATGCCATGCATCGGCTTGCCGGGATTGCCGACCTGATCGTCACACATGACCGTGACATTGCCATTCGCGCTGACGATTCCGTCATGCAGGTGATTGACGGCGCGCCGAGCTTTTTGAGGCGCGCCCGGGGTTTTGTGCCTGAGCCGGTCGATCTTGGCGAGGACGGCCCATGCGTGATTGCCACCGGCGCGGACCTCAAAAACACCATCTGCGTGACAAGGGGCCGCGAGGCGTTCCTGTCGCAGCACATCGGCGGTCTCGACAATGTCAAAGCGATCAGTTTCCAGCGGGAAGCTCTCGAGCATCTCTGCTCTATCCTTGATGTCAGGCCCGAATTTGCCGCCTGCGATCTGCATCCGGATTTCCGTTCAGCGCGGATCGCGGAACATTTGGATCTGCCACTTCTGCCGGTGCAACATCACCTTGCTCACGTCGCTGCAGTGGCGGCGGAACATCAGGCCGGCGGTTTGGTCCTCGGACTTGCACTCGACGGCCATGGCTATGGCGTCGATGGCAGTAGTTGGGGAGGCGAAATGCTGGTCGTCGACGGTCCTCGCTGGCAGCGGCTCTCTTCGCTTCTGCCCTTGCCGGCGCCGGGCGCAGATCGAGTCGCGCGGGAGCCCTGGCGCATGGGAATTGCCGCTCTTCAGGCCGCCGGCCGCCGCGACCTTTCGGCCACGCTTTGGCCCGAACATCCTGGCGTCGCGCAACTTGATGCAATGTTTGCCCGCGGCTTGCAATCAGCCGATACGTCCAGCTTGGGGCGGCTTTTCGATGCAGTGGCGGCGATAACTGGCGTCCGCCTCGTCCAGAGCTACGAGGGGCAGGCAGCAATGGAGCTCGAAGCACTCGCCGATAATCCCCAATGTCTTGCCGGGGGCTACAGTCTCGCCGATGGCCTGCTCGATTTTCGACCCCTCATCGTCCATCTGGCGGAGCGGCGGCTTGGCCGCCGCCAGGCCGCAGACCTATTCCATGGCACGCTGATCAGCGGCCTCGCGGATTGGGCCGCCCTTGGTGCATCGCAGGCTGGCACGCGCACGATCATGCTCGGCGGCGGCTGCATCACGAACCGCATTCTGGCCGAAGGTCTATCCAGCGCCTTGCGCGACCATGGCCTTGAGCCCTACCTGCCGCGCCAGGTTCCGCCCAATGATGGGGGTATAGCTCTCGGTCAGGCCGCCTATGCACGGCACGTCATCAAACACGACTGCGCCCAGATGTGGGAGCACCGGCCATGTGCCTAG
- the hypC gene encoding HypC/HybG/HupF family hydrogenase formation chaperone, translating to MCIGIPMQVTGGELTAECQRHGSVFAISMVLVGRQPVGTYVLTHLGSAIRVLDADEAHKIDDALAGLAEAVEGRSFEALFADLVSRAPELPSHLREN from the coding sequence GTGTGCATAGGAATTCCGATGCAGGTGACAGGCGGCGAACTTACAGCGGAGTGCCAGCGCCACGGATCGGTGTTTGCGATTTCGATGGTGCTGGTCGGTCGGCAACCGGTTGGGACGTACGTTCTTACTCATCTAGGATCTGCGATCCGGGTGCTTGATGCCGACGAAGCACACAAGATAGACGATGCGTTGGCCGGTCTTGCTGAAGCCGTCGAAGGACGTTCATTCGAAGCGCTGTTTGCCGATCTTGTCTCCCGCGCGCCGGAATTACCGTCTCATTTGCGGGAAAACTGA
- a CDS encoding HyaD/HybD family hydrogenase maturation endopeptidase translates to MDEANSRKPNVLVLGIGNILWADEGFGVRAVEAFHQAYAVPTNVTVLDGGTQGLYLVQYVTETDHLIVFDAVDFGLAPGTLKIVENDDVPKFTGAKKMSLHQTGFQEVLSAADLLGRYPASLALIGCQPVDLNNWGGPVTEPVKAVIPAAVMVAAGILERWGVAISSRCAAAPALLANDIDFAHYERRADPGELTD, encoded by the coding sequence ATGGACGAAGCGAACTCTCGCAAACCGAACGTGCTGGTGCTCGGCATTGGCAATATCCTCTGGGCGGACGAAGGTTTTGGCGTCCGCGCTGTGGAAGCCTTCCACCAGGCCTATGCGGTGCCAACCAATGTTACCGTGCTCGACGGCGGCACCCAGGGCCTTTATCTCGTGCAGTACGTGACTGAAACCGATCATCTGATTGTCTTCGACGCCGTCGACTTCGGCCTCGCGCCCGGCACGCTGAAGATCGTCGAGAATGACGACGTGCCAAAATTCACCGGCGCCAAAAAGATGAGCCTGCACCAGACAGGCTTCCAGGAAGTTCTGAGTGCTGCCGACCTTCTAGGTCGCTATCCAGCAAGCCTCGCACTGATCGGCTGCCAACCGGTGGACCTCAATAACTGGGGCGGACCGGTGACTGAGCCCGTCAAGGCCGTAATCCCGGCCGCCGTAATGGTAGCCGCCGGCATCCTGGAGCGATGGGGCGTCGCCATCAGTTCGCGCTGCGCCGCCGCGCCCGCTCTTCTCGCCAACGACATCGATTTTGCACATTACGAGCGGCGCGCCGATCCGGGCGAATTGACCGATTGA
- a CDS encoding nickel-dependent hydrogenase large subunit, with protein MPIEERLAAIAGLLAERIFETLRALILHWPSSMSSRLVADAGQNLRGALAASQAIIHASRQKKVNHSALAANARRLAAAAEGLGIAKDGGLSPDGTACAAIFRDIKDDRTFSCRRPDPLTAADDAEVIAHLCKDARYCALPHLAGRIVETGAYARLCDTSRSDDPHLAQRFMARIGDVGLCLKQLARLAKGQNDPTELMAGGPVPGAGGFGVVECGRGRLYHQADIDANGKLCAYRILAPTEWNFHPAGPFVKTLLSSRIGAHESAATSVSRLAALFDPCVEFKLNIRDIAHA; from the coding sequence ATGCCAATCGAGGAGCGGTTGGCTGCGATAGCCGGATTGCTGGCTGAACGGATATTCGAAACATTGAGGGCGCTGATTTTGCACTGGCCATCATCAATGTCGTCACGTCTGGTGGCTGACGCGGGCCAAAATCTGCGCGGCGCCCTGGCCGCGTCGCAGGCAATCATCCACGCATCGCGGCAGAAAAAAGTGAACCATAGTGCCCTGGCTGCCAATGCGCGGCGGCTTGCCGCTGCAGCAGAGGGGCTCGGCATCGCCAAAGACGGCGGCTTGTCGCCGGATGGCACGGCTTGCGCGGCTATTTTTCGAGATATCAAGGACGACCGAACTTTTTCATGCCGGCGTCCTGATCCGCTGACTGCCGCCGATGATGCCGAAGTTATTGCCCATCTTTGCAAAGATGCCCGCTACTGCGCCTTGCCGCATCTTGCCGGTCGGATTGTCGAAACCGGGGCTTACGCGCGGCTTTGCGACACCAGCAGGTCAGACGACCCGCACCTGGCGCAACGCTTCATGGCACGCATAGGCGACGTTGGCCTTTGCTTGAAGCAACTCGCGCGTCTTGCCAAGGGCCAGAATGATCCTACCGAACTGATGGCCGGCGGTCCGGTGCCCGGCGCCGGCGGCTTTGGCGTGGTGGAATGTGGGCGTGGGAGACTTTATCATCAGGCCGATATCGACGCGAACGGGAAACTTTGCGCCTACCGCATACTGGCACCTACCGAATGGAATTTTCATCCCGCCGGTCCATTTGTCAAAACCCTTCTGTCATCGCGGATCGGTGCTCATGAATCGGCAGCCACGTCGGTTTCTCGCCTGGCAGCGCTTTTTGATCCCTGCGTCGAGTTCAAGCTTAACATTCGCGATATCGCCCATGCATGA
- the hypA gene encoding hydrogenase maturation nickel metallochaperone HypA: MHEMSLMESVIAIVCETAQLNGASEVKSIRLDVGVLSHINPDSLLFCYEAVRRGTIAEHAALEINRIAGEGWCLDCGKTVRLDRRFGACPDCGRYQVQTTAGDELRIKDMEVI, translated from the coding sequence ATGCATGAAATGTCGTTGATGGAGAGCGTGATCGCCATCGTCTGCGAGACGGCGCAGCTAAATGGTGCGAGCGAAGTCAAATCGATCCGCCTCGATGTCGGTGTTTTGAGCCATATCAATCCGGATTCGCTCCTGTTCTGCTACGAAGCTGTGCGGCGAGGCACGATCGCCGAACATGCCGCACTCGAAATCAACCGCATCGCCGGCGAGGGCTGGTGCCTCGATTGTGGGAAGACAGTGCGCCTCGATAGGCGGTTTGGCGCCTGCCCGGACTGTGGGCGGTATCAGGTGCAGACGACGGCGGGCGATGAATTGAGGATCAAGGACATGGAGGTGATCTGA
- the cybH gene encoding Ni/Fe-hydrogenase, b-type cytochrome subunit: protein MSISAIPNADYKRASEHENAYVYEAPVRLWHWINAFCILSLALTGYFIGSPLLTVPGEASVNFLMGYIRFAHFAAGQILAVALILRIYWVFVGNVHARQIFYVPFWSGRFWSEWLQEVRFYTFLTGNALKYADHNPLSQFVMFLMFTLPLTFMVITGFALYGEGVGHDSWEYRLFGWVFWVSPNSQAVHTFHHLGMWVILIFVMIHIYVAVREDIVSRHSTISSMISGERLSKHKED from the coding sequence ATGAGCATCTCTGCTATCCCAAACGCCGATTACAAACGCGCCAGCGAGCACGAAAACGCGTACGTCTACGAGGCGCCCGTTCGCCTCTGGCATTGGATAAACGCTTTCTGCATCCTGTCGCTGGCGCTGACAGGCTATTTCATCGGCAGCCCATTGCTGACGGTACCCGGCGAGGCGAGCGTAAATTTCTTGATGGGCTATATCCGTTTTGCCCATTTCGCCGCTGGCCAGATCCTGGCCGTGGCCCTGATCCTCAGAATCTACTGGGTCTTCGTCGGCAATGTGCATGCACGGCAAATCTTCTACGTTCCCTTCTGGAGCGGACGGTTCTGGAGCGAATGGCTGCAAGAGGTGCGCTTCTACACGTTCCTCACCGGAAACGCGCTGAAATATGCCGACCACAATCCGCTGTCGCAGTTCGTCATGTTCCTGATGTTCACGCTGCCGCTGACATTCATGGTGATCACCGGATTTGCGCTCTATGGCGAGGGCGTCGGCCACGACAGTTGGGAATACAGGCTGTTCGGTTGGGTTTTCTGGGTCTCGCCGAACAGCCAGGCCGTCCATACCTTTCATCATCTGGGAATGTGGGTGATCCTGATCTTCGTGATGATCCATATCTATGTCGCGGTGCGCGAGGACATCGTCAGCCGCCACAGCACCATTTCGTCGATGATTTCGGGTGAGCGGCTGTCCAAACACAAAGAGGACTAG
- the hypB gene encoding hydrogenase nickel incorporation protein HypB, with protein MCTVCGCEMATLEDGKSKTGAHGGEHDHHRGHQHDYGHHHDRHSAEHGALQHHQRIAGVHVPGMNPERIVQIEKDILSKNNAYAAENRARFGRDRIFALNFVSSPGSGKTSFLVRAIRDLKDRMSISVIEGDQQTSNDAARIRKTGVPAIQINTGKGCHLDAHTVGHAVDDLAPEPGSVLFIENVGNLVCPSAFDLGEAHKVVVLSVTEGEDKPLKYPDMFAAADLMILNKSDLLPHLDFDVGRCIANALRVNPHLRTLTVSACSGEGMEAFYFWLEAETARIAKASQ; from the coding sequence ATGTGCACGGTATGCGGCTGCGAGATGGCAACGTTGGAAGATGGCAAGAGCAAGACAGGCGCGCATGGCGGCGAGCATGATCATCATCGCGGTCACCAGCACGATTATGGACATCATCATGATCGACACTCCGCGGAACACGGTGCACTCCAACATCATCAGCGCATTGCCGGCGTGCATGTTCCGGGCATGAACCCGGAGCGCATCGTCCAGATCGAAAAGGATATCCTCTCCAAAAACAATGCCTATGCTGCCGAAAACCGGGCTCGGTTCGGCCGCGACAGGATCTTTGCGCTGAATTTCGTCTCAAGCCCGGGGTCGGGAAAGACCAGCTTTCTGGTGCGCGCCATTCGCGACCTCAAGGACCGGATGTCGATCAGCGTGATTGAAGGCGACCAGCAGACCTCCAACGATGCCGCACGCATCCGCAAGACCGGCGTTCCTGCAATCCAGATCAACACCGGCAAGGGCTGTCACCTCGACGCCCACACGGTCGGCCACGCGGTGGACGACCTTGCGCCCGAGCCCGGTTCGGTCCTGTTCATCGAAAATGTCGGCAATCTTGTCTGTCCCTCCGCTTTCGATCTTGGCGAAGCCCACAAGGTCGTGGTGCTTTCGGTTACTGAAGGCGAGGACAAGCCGCTCAAATATCCCGACATGTTCGCGGCCGCCGATCTGATGATTCTCAACAAGTCCGACCTCCTGCCGCATCTCGACTTCGATGTCGGGCGCTGCATCGCTAATGCGCTACGCGTCAATCCGCACCTTCGCACTCTCACGGTTTCTGCGTGCAGCGGCGAAGGCATGGAAGCGTTCTATTTCTGGCTGGAGGCTGAGACGGCCAGGATCGCGAAAGCTTCGCAGTAG